ATTCAGAAACACGCATGCTGAATTGCTGACCTGTGCGTGCCATATAttcagaagaaacaaaacacacacactGCCACAAGTCATCTTGGTGGAGCCAGAACGGTTTTGAAGAGCATCCGATGCAACGATGTGCGACCTGCAGTGACGAAAGGGAAATTGGTCGAGAAATCACAGAGAGACGCAAATGCAGCGTCATCGACAAGAACAGCCAGAGTAACAAGGTTTGCCAAACGATATCTTTGACGAGTTCAGTCATTGATGCATGTATCTGCCACCATTATGTAATCTTTCTTCTCCCCCTGTGTTCAGTGGTTTGAGAGCGCCTTCTCAGATTGGAAAAGAGAGGAAGACCCAGGCGAAAACATCCAGGCTccacgcagcagcagcatgatTGTTCAGTCAGGTAGCAAAAGGGGGGAAAATGACAACTGTTGTATTGTCTGCTCCAAAGACGAAATATGTATCTACTGCGGAGATCTGATTGTTAACTAGAAGTGTACACTGAGCAGAGAAAGCAGGGGTGGCGTAGAACCCACACTAACAAGGTCCCGTCGCGCGTCCTTGTGTTTTCTGTCCATGAACTTGGTGTGGTGACTggaattcttttgttttgtagtACTGCTACCGGGTTTTTTTACAGCAGTTTCTGATGTAGCAGTGCTCCTATCTTTACTGGACAACATATTCTTTTTGTAACTGAAAGCACATGAGAAATTTAATTTAGCAGTGGACACTACACTACAGGCCGCTGTCTCTCTTTTAAGAACGTTGCATTGGAAATGTCACACGAGGAGCGTAGCCGGTCGCCATGCCGTCCAACCAATCCGAACCAGAACCAGACCGCTGGCTGGTCCCCGCTCCCATCCAACCGCCACTGTATCCGTCCGTGCGGCACAGGAAGAGGAGTGATGCTGAATCTACGATCCGCCGCCCGACACCTCTGATCAATGGCCCTCGATTAATCGATCCGTGAGGGGGTCCGGCCGGTGAAATAGCCCGGGTGATGCGGGGTGAATTCGTGCAACCAGCAAGTGGCAACTGATCAGTGATCGCTACGACGTCAggtttcccttcttttttttccttcttttgaTTTGAAGGGGTCGGGGGGACGTTGTTAGGTAGATGGTCTTTTTTAGCTTGGGCTCATATGCTTTGTTGTTCTTCGCATGTTTCGTAACCATGATACGTATTTCCAAGACACGCCATCTTTGATCAGTAATTTGGGATGTTGCGAGACCATCGGCGGCTTCTGTTGATTCTTCTGTCTTCAGGGATGCCCTCCAAATGGGCCAACCAAAAACTATTCTCCGGTGCAGGCGCTGGCAGCACGGTTGTTTGGATTGGAACGGCACGTATGTTGCTGCTTCGCACTGCACGGCCGGTTTTGCCCTGTAGCGTCACGATTAATGCCTGTACCGGCCTTATCTGTTTCGCCAGAGAGGCGCACGGATCTGCAGGGTGTTCGTTTTGGAACCATCAACACCTGCATTCATAGCCAAGCTAGTGGTTCGGCGACAGGAGCCTCGTGTCTGTCTTTGGCTCGAAACATTCCAGGAACGAACCTGGTGCGCAAAGCGTGTTCTTTCTCATTAACAAATCACGGCCCGTACGGCGTAGTATGTGCTGGTATTCCATGGTGGCAGAAAAATGTACAGGAATTCAAGGCTCTTTAGGATGGAGTGTTGATTTTTCATGTGGGATTGTGGGGGCAAAGGGGCGCGGTGGGGTGTGTGTGAGCGAGCCGGGGTATGCCGGGAATCATGCAGTGATCACGGCGGTCGGCGAGGCCAGCCAGGGTCCCGGGCGGACGTGTGTCCTTTCCGGCTCACAGGAGAGGACAATTAATCGGGTGGTCCTTTGATGTTTAATCGCCaattgtgcatgcatgtggtgCGTTGGTGACAGGCAAGGAGGTGCACGCAATACGTACTCTGACTTCCGGTTCCGCTGCCTGCCTGCCGCACCCCACTCTTAAATAAGTGAAAGCGAGATCAGGTAAACATTAGTACCTGCGTCTGCGCGAGCGCGACAACTTGCCCCTCCTTGTCCGTATGTCGGGTATTGTTGTGGGAGCACAAAGTGTGTAAAATTAATAAATTCATTTGGCAAGCTGGTGGCCTAGTTCAGCTGGTCTAGCATGTTTGTTTCTTCTCTGGGCTCTGGCTTTGCGTCTTTGCCCGAATGTTTGTAACTTGCGTTGTTTTTAAGCCCTGCCATGTTAGTCGAGTTTGTGCCAACAACGACGCATGGAGTGAAAGCCAGTGCCACGTACAGTAAGTAGCACGCTCGGTCCCGACGCATCTTCCTTCATGCACCGTCGTCATAGTTGTGGATCGTATGGCCAGGCTCCACACAGAAGATCATGGTCCGGTGACAAGGAAATGGGGGCAGTGAACTTGGACTGTTGTAGATCGACCTCACATGCGCCTCCCCGCGACTTCAGGGACGCGCGCGTGGGCTTGAAGCTGAAGGGCTACCGATCGAGATTGGACgccgcccggccggccggacgtTCACTGTTCCCTCACACGATCACACACCCATGCACTTTTGCAAACGCTACCTTTGCTAATCTGGCACCGGAAAGGTGCTAGTTTCGGCAGAAGGAATCTCACTTCTGCTGGACATTTTGCATACATGTATGCCCGAACGGGCTCTCGCCGTCTCGCGTCTCTGTGTGCAGTCAAGAACGGGCCATCATCAGTGCTCGTTCGGGTCTCCAGCCAGATGTCGCTTCTGTTCACTCTAACTTCGCCGACACATCTTAATCTGTCTCTGAATCTTTACCGTTTGCTCCGGGAATGTTGGTCAGGCTTAGGTGTCGTTAATCCGACAACAGAGCTCTGTCCTCCTCTGTGCCCTGATTGCACATAGTCCAGCCCCACGTTGCCGGTACAGGAAACGATATCCATACTAGCTCGACGGCCCTCGCGTAGTATACTACtagtacggagggagtatgacaAATTCAACGGGATACACGGAAAGAAGAATGAAACGCGCGCGCCGtttcacaaaaagaaaaggatcgAAGCGAAAGAGAAGGGCTTGATCCGGGAACACTGCCCGAGCTTTGAAAGCCAGACCAGGACAAGGAGGGTCCATGCGCATGTTCCTCATCAATAAAATGATTGTAAATGCGCCGCTGTCTCCCCCCTGTGATCCGTCTCTAATCACGGACCTCGTCGATCTCCTTTCTCGGCTTCCtttatctttctttcttttctgccTTTCGACACATGCAAACACGACCGACCTGGCCTTGAGAGAACTCGCTTCAATTCGCCGGTTCTCCGCTTCCACTTGTAGCATTCAGAGATGTTGGACTGACGCGGTTCCTGGTTCAACTTGAACGACCCCGCATAGATCGGTGACAGGGTTCCCTTTTGTTTTCCGCTATGTTCCGGGCTGTAGTTCGGTAAGCTGTCAGACTCAATGAAAACCCATGTGTTCCCGTAGGATCAGCGCAGCGCCGAGTCCTCGCCGAATCCTGAATACCGGGGAGCAGCGTAGGTAGGCATCCATAGCAAAATGCACAGGTACAGAAGGGCGCTCCCGCACGCCGTCCACTCCAAACCATCATGTCGGGCGGCCGGAATCGCCAGTGGTAGCCCAGTAAACAGCGGCTGAAAGCAAACAACAAACGACAAGCCCACACGGGCAGCCAGCTCAAACGGTAAGATGCATGGGGATCCACGACATTTGCTCCATCCTCCTTCTTGGAACCCTGTCATATACCCACTCAGCCACTCTCACCTGCGGAGTACTACTATACGTGTATTATTTTCACTCACATGCACACCATGTTACCGCGCCCGCTACAGAGACAGAACAAAGCTGAATCATCACCGCCCAGTCAGCATACGTGTAAAGTAAAGATATCATTTTGTTAGTACATCCGATCAAGTACGATGCACCAGAATAAAAATGCTTTCGGGTTAAAGGTAGCGCTACCGAGAAGTGATCGAGAAAGAATTCAACCGGCTGCCTTGGTGCACGCTTcgctttggagatggagtaATCCGCGTAGCTGGCTGCTGACGTTTGGATTGTGCTGTCGAATCGAATACTCCTTGGAACCACCTGTGTCAGTCAAGACACAGCTATTGACCGAGTCTAAAATTCACCCAACATTGGCATGCAGTCCAGACACGTGCGTCCTGGTTGAACAGCTACCCGAAGAGCCGCCGACGGGTGAAGTTGGTCGATGTTTGACAACTTCTCTCTTGTTGTTGCAACAGGCCTTCACACGCGGCGTAATTtgcagtttttgttttcttaggCGAGCATAATTAGCAGTTCTTGATACTAGTACGTGCGTACCGATCGTCATCGATCCATATGTTTCTCTCCCCCGGCCCGTCCTGGCGCCGCATCAAAGGCGCGCCAGAGGCTATATACACGGACGCGGGCTTTCACTGTCGGGCCGTGCAAGCTCCCTCTATATGATGATGCAGCGATGCAAGCCCACTGCGCGCGCCCCGGACACAGCCACCCCCAGCTAGCTACAGCGGTACAGCCAGCCGCCAGCGAGGTCATTTATGGCGGCGCTGCATTGATTTGGGGCACGCGTGCTCTTCTCCGAGCGGCTCCTGCTAATTGAACACGGCGGACGTTTTCGTGTTCTCTAGCCCTGGCCGTGAGAGCTCTTctcacttcttcctcctgaaTCCTGACGCAGGAAGAAGGAAAGCAGATACGGACGGGCAGCGGCGAGAGGCGAGAATTCGTGATTGGAGACCGCGACGCGACGGCCGGGGCTGAGACGGACGCGATACGGGGGCACGTGGACCCGCTAGCTCCGGCTTTCGCGTGGGGACCACCGGACGTCACGTCTCGTGCATGGGACCCGCATGCCCGGCTGCCTGACGTGGGGCACACACGCTCTGTTACGCTTCGCCTTTTTACTgatctcctttttctttgcttcGCTGTCGCTTTCTTTTACTACCGCTGCGTGTCTGCGTGACTGCGTGACGGACAGGACAGGGGGTGGGGGGAAGCCGGGAATGTAAAGGCCATCGGACGGACCAGTTTGAAACCTGCCGCGTCGGTGCGGGTCTTGGCCGTCCGATCGCCTCATGTCGTGCCGCTGGAGTTCACGGGAGACGGAGCCACGCGTGGCTGGTCCCCATCGCACGGCGACTTCGCAGAACCAGCTACTGCTCGGATCCCGTAACTACGACTAACTTTTAAATAAAAATCGGCGCATTCGATTCATTGGATTGAGTCTGACCGTTAACTGTTGTCGTTTGATTAAGATCCGACCTCCAAACACATCGGTTTATGTTTAACTAGAAAACATGTGACTTCCGACTTCTCAATAACAAACACCGAattattatactccctccatttttCATTGTAGGGCGTGTATTTCGTGCCACGAATATTAACACCGTCAGTCACCACGTGAGCAACTGCCTGGTCGGCTAAGTTTTCTCCTCCCTACTGCAACCGCATGCACCATAACTGCCAATTTTACGCCCGCATGCAGCAAGCCACCGGCGGCTCCTGATTTTTTCTCCTCCGTGCAACTGTCTTACGCCTTACAATTCGGAAATCGGAAGGAAATTTTATCCGCCCTATATTaaaaaacagagggagtacctcgCGTTGTCCAAATCCAAGTCAAATTCTAGAAAATCATATGGGATTACTATGTTCCAAACAGGGCGGGCACTAATGAGGGTATAGatgcaaaatttcaatgtTGTTTTGCGAAAATACAAGAGAAACGCTTACGGAACGTGGGCCCAAGCACACCTTTGGTGGCCATGCATATTTACGGAATTTTACAATGATACACAATTCGCTACAACATTTGCAAGATTATCTGGAGAGAAATTACTATCCCTGTTTGCCTTCAatatctttttcaaaaaaaagtcaaataTATGCCAAATTTAAAAATAAGCGCGATTGTAACCCTTACTTACCTTTTTTCGTGTGAAATAAGATGGGAGCACTCTTATCCAACTTGTAGAATAATTTTCTTAGTTGGGCGTTGACATGTTTACCAAAAGGATcgtagaaaacaaaaacaaatataaTCCATGCCGTGGGGGTGATAGCTCTTTAAAGGTACCCTCTTGTTCTTTAAAGGGGGTTATGTTCATTTTCGCATGCGAATATTCTTAAGACACGACTCACCACTTCTTAAGGTTCTCATTAGTTTTCAAGGGTCTTTTAACATTCATTCTCTTTTCACGTGTTCCATGTTACGCAAATAAGGTACAATAACCACTAATGCTCAAACATATTACGTCCCCAAATGGTTGCACATTATCTTGTATTGATCTTATTTTTCATAACACGCCTCACACCGATCCTTGATGGAGGTGTATAGTGTGTTTGGGTGGTATCCAAGATCAacatgccatttttttttgtcatgatcAAATTTTCTGCCTCTTGCCAACATTTTTGAAGCCCATGCTTTATGACACATTGTTACTACATTTGTTTTGTCAATATTGGTCAAAATATGGGTAACCAAAACCTTTGTCAAAAATGTTGCCTAGCCAAACTTTATGTGGGCTTGACATAAGATTAAATCAAGCACCCCGATAGTCTCCGGACTATCTCAACTTTCAACAGTGTGTTGTACTACTGTGCAATGTACATTGGATTTAGAGGAACCGTAGCGGATTATTTAGACCATTGTGATCGCAGACACATCCAAATCAAGTATGTCCCCTGGCACATTGAAGTTGAACATTGCATGCTTATCCCTTGATGGGTTAAGATAACCTGGTTTTTTTCTAACCAGAATTTATCTATTTCATCGTCAGGTTAACTTTTGTTATTTTATGTTTTTGCCCACTTTTAACGACATGAGCCTGAGTATTCGGTAGTCGTGTCAATtgagcttcttttttttgcaacgtTTTTTGTTGTTCTCCCAAATACAAGATTTGTTTTCTGCCTTCCACATGCGGAATACGTGCAGTTACGTAGCAAATCTATCTACCCGTGGTTGGGTAATGGGCAGGGACCATTTTGACCTCTAAAATACCAGACCGGCGGGATGTACTTCTGCCTGCAAAGCACACCACTGAGGTATTGTTCCTCTCAAGGGGTAAAAATAGGCAAATCACATCTTTTCCGTGATTGGCCAAATCTAATCCAAGCTACGCTGGAATTTATCATCAGAACATGGAAAAAGGTCATGTGACGCTACTGTAGAAAAAAAGAGTTCTAGCTCATGTGAGCGAAAATAGTTTAACAGCAAAGTTAAAAAGTGAATAAAATATTAATATTAGGAGTACTTGATATTTTTGAAAGAACGAACCAAAGTGCAAAGCCGCTCCATGTATCCCAGCCGGAAAACTAAAGCCAAAAGCTTCCAGGTTGCAGCGATATGATTACCGCTTTTGCCCTCGTTGTCCCCCTGCCAAAACCACAGGCAGGAACCGCGTAATTTCTCAGCGTAATTAACTCCGGAATAAAATCTGTATACCATACTCAACCGTGTAAAAGTAAAATAAAGGCAGGTATAgcgaagaaaaggaaattcaCACAAGGAAACATAAATATTGCGTTCCGCAgccgatctctctccctagaCGCGTTGAGCTATTCCCAGTCCGTCCTCCTCCCCTGGCTCTGCTCGCCTCGtctccatctctctccccttcttAAACTCCAATGGCAGTGGAGTAAGCGGCGAAGGCTGCATAGTGGAGCTCTGTTGAGTAGACTAGATTGTTGCTGGGGTGGTGGAGTTGGAGTGCTAAAAGAAGGGGAACCCCAGGAATAGTGTGAGGCAGAGTGGGCGTCTAATTTGGGAGGGGAAAACGAAAGGTGAGAGGGCCTTGGCCGGAGCGGGGGACGAGTTGGGTTCGTCGACCGGCCATTGATGGCGCCGTGGACCGGCTTATGGGGCGGtagggccggcggcgaggcctaCCGGGGCACGCCGGTGGTGGTCAAGATGGACAACCCCAACTGGTCCATCTCCGAGATCTCCTCgccggaggacgacgacgaggagttcttggccgccgccggcgccggcggagggcggcgCAAGGGCGGCCGCGGGAAGAACGCCAAGCAGATCACGTGGGTGCTTCTGCTCAAGgcgcaccgcgccgccggctgccTGGCGTCGCTGGCCTCTGCGGCCGTGGCGctgggcgccgccgcgaggcGCCGCGTGGCCGACGGGCGcaccgatgccgatgccgatgccggtgCGGTGGTCGCGGCGGGCGAGAGCCCCGTGCTGCGCTCCAGCTTCTACGCCTTCATCAGGGCCTTCCTCGTCCTCTCCATGCTCCTCCTAGCGGTCGAGCTGGCCGCGCATTTGAACGGATGGAACCTTGCCGCCTCGGCCCTCTCCATCCCCATTATCGGCGTCGAGTCGCTCTACGGCTCTTGGCTGCGCTTCCGCGCCGCCTAcctcgcgccgctgctccaGTTCCTCACCGACGCGTGCGTCGTGCTCTTCCTCATCCAGAGCGCCGACCGCCTCATCCAGTGCCTGGGCTGCTTCTACATAAAAGTGAAGCGCATTAAGCCCCAGCTCAAGTCCACGGCGTTGCCGGACGCCGAGGACCCTGACGCCGGCTACTACCCCATGGTGCTCGTCCAGATACCAATGTGCAACGAGAAAGAGGTCAGTGGTGCTGCTCAACTTAGCTGTAGCTCTGAAGACGCAATATTTTATCCCTCAATTTGCAATTCTGAAACCTCTCGTTCTCTGATAATTTTGTTCAGGTGTATCAGCAGTCAATTGCGGCCGTATGCAACCTTGATTGGCCGAGGTCCAACTTCTTGGTTCAGGTGTTGGATGACTCCGACGACCCAACGACACAATCACTGATCAGAGAGGAGGTCGCAAGGTGGCAGCAGACCGGGGCTCGGATTTTGTATAGGCACCGTGTGCTCAGAGACGGATACAAGGCTGGGAACCTCAAGTCAGCAATGAGCTGCAGCTACGTAAAAGATTACGAATTTGTTGCCATCTTTGATGCTGACTTCCAACCAAACCCGGACTTCTTGAAGCGCACCGTGCCACATTTCAAGGTAAATCGAGGAGAATCTGTACCTTTTGTTATTAATCAACTATATAGCTTAGAGAATTCCAGTTCTGATTTGTCAACCGTTGTGTTTCAGGATAATGATGAATTGGGGCTGGTGCAAGCAAGATGGTCGTTTGTAAATAAGGATGAGAACCTTTTGACTCGATTGCAGAACATCAATCTCTGCTTCCACTTTGAGGTGGAACAGCAGGTAAATGGCATATTCTTAAACTTCTTTGGCTTCAATGGCACTGCCGGGGTTTGGAGGATCAAGGCATTGGAGGACTCGGGCGGGTGGTTGGAGCGGACAACGGTTGAGGACATGGACATTGCAGTTCGCGCACACCTCCATGGCTGGAAGTTCATCTATCTGAATGACGTCGAGGTATAACTTGCGGCCAATTTCTTCTGAATCGTCCGTCTGATTGTTTTGTTCATCATTTTCAGTTTAGCTGATTTTTTATGACGGATTGGGCTAAATTGTTTGTTGTGGATACAGTGCCAATGTGAACTACCAGAATCATATGAGGCTTACaggaagcagcagcaccggTGGCATTCAGGTCCAATGCAGCTATTCAGGCTTTGCATACCAGACATCATCAAATCCCAGGTATTTATGCTCTTTCTGTTTTACCTATGCATAATTGGACAAGCAATTTAGATAAGCTCAGCTGAGGTAGTTATGTCATGTGAGACCTAGGCCAATTGCTAACCTTCTGGtgaaaaatctgaaattttagATGTTGAATGACGCTTTTGAATTGGAAGTATCCAGTTCAATGAAACCTATACTCTTGcaatactatttttttttgtaatgcTTGCTTAGGTTACGCTTAGAGAATGTTTGATATAATTTGTCATGTACTCCGTACTGTATTTGTGTTGCCTACTTACTATCAGACTAGTTTGTTTTGTGTTAGCGTGCGTGAATTGAAATATCGGTCTGTGCTTTGTTCTTGACCTGTTTGTGTTGCTATTGTCATCGAAATAATTTACTTCTCTCATCTCCCAATCTATTTTATTGACTCCCTTTTACTTTGCTGCAGATATCGGTTTGGAAGAAAGCCAACTTgatcttccttttcttccttctccgaAAGCTCATACTACCATTCTACTCCTTCACATTATTCTGCATCATCCTCCCGATGACAATGTTTGTGCCTGAAGCGGAGCTCCCTGACTGGGTCGTATGCTACATTCCTGCCCTGATGTCCCTACTCAACATCCTTCCTTCTCCGAAGTCATTCCCTTTCATCATCCCATACCTACTCTTTGAGAACACCATGTCCGTGACGAAGTTCAACGCAATGATCTCCGGTCTGTTCCAGTTAGGTAGTGCCTACGAGTGGGTGGTGACCAAGAAATCAGGCCGATCATCAGAGGGTGACCTCATTGCTTTGGCTGTTACGCCCAAGGAGCTGAGACACCAGAAGACCGGGTCCGCCCCTGATTTCGACGCGATCATCAAGGAGCAATCAGGTTTGAAGAAAGACACCAAGAAGAAGCACAACCGGATATACAAGAAGGAGCTTGTCCTGTCATTGCTTCTCCTAACGGCTGCTGCCCGTAGCCTGCTCACGAAACAAGGCATACACTTCTACTTCCTCCTGTTCCAGGGCATCTCCTTCTTGTTAGTAGGCCTCGACCTCATAGGCGAGCAGGTTGAGTAAACTGTAATCATGGGCAAGATAGTTATCTTTAAGACAGTGATCCACACCATGGGAGGTGCTGCAGGGATTCTGCGTCCAAGCTCTCGGCCGAggtttgaaaagaaaagggttcGATGGAAGGAACGTTGTCGCCCCTGGATCAATCATGACTGCACGACAGGATCGGCGGGCAAGGTCGATATTGAGAGAGAGGCTTCTGGCCCCATTAGAATGTGTAGATATAGCTCTGTCTACCTGCGAATCAGCTCAGCTCTTCTAGTTCCTCTCCATTCTTTTGTAAGAAATTTTTGATGGTCGTGAAGGGGGATGTAATCATGTAACGATTGATCGATGAAGAAGCCAAAAACGCCATTGGTTGGAAACCATCCACACCCGTGTTGCCGATGTGTCTTACATTGCCTATTCGCAGATCCTTTGGTTCAGATATACGGGTTGAGCTGGTCAATCTGTATTGGTGTACCGGCCCTGCTGTGTCGCCGGCAAAGTTGAAACTGCCCAGAACAACGTCTCATGATGCGAAACTTTTTGGTGTAACTGACCAGAAAGTTTGCATCCAGATTCCTGCGTCTGGTCAAGAACGGTTCCTTCTGTCACCATTATTAATGCGCATGAACTTTTCATAGCAGATCTCAAACTGATAGAAGCTTGCGTGGTACGTTCTTACCAAGTGCCCTGGTTGTTGTTACAAGGCCAGAAAGGGTCATCCTACAGCTGGAGACCATATTGTACAACTCCATGCAATGTTCTAGAGTACATTATAGAACTCTGCATTATATTGGAGTATTGAACACCACCATGAACGTTCCAATATTTGCCTGCAGATGCAAGGTGTCATTTATAGAGCCTAACTAAGCTGTATATAAAAACATGTCCCTATCCGGTCCATTTCAAGGACCAGATAAAATACTCGGATGgcagcaaaacaaaagaaaacccGCTTTCTTGGCCGCACTGGAGCTGAGCTGTGCGTAACTGAAGGAGGAGTGTCACTGAGCCTGAGTTCGACCTGTGCGTGCAGCAGCTGTACGCATGCCCATCGATCTCATCCTTATCTGCAGAAATTGCGTGCGGCTGCGAGACAGCTGTGCCATGCCAATATCCCATGCCGCGCCAAGCCATCTTCTTCTGCTGCGGTAAGCGCATTCCGCACGACGTTGGCGTGGCGGTGGAAGCTGACGTTCTCTGCAGAATAATTGCTACGAAGCAGTAGTAGTATTATAACTTGATTATTAGTGGTATAATAACATAGTGCTCGAGTGCAGCTTATTTGTCTGATGCACGTAGTTGCTTGTAATTTGGGAGGTCGCCCTCGTGCAGTACAAGCCAAGGTATGAAGCCGGGCGCAGCTGGGCCTGGCCGGCCTCGCTTAGTCGCTTACGTACGTACCGGCCGTGCAGTTTGGATTGAAATCCCGGGCGATCATTGCGCATGATGGGGCAGTAGCTCGGCAACCTTGGCTTGTAGAGTAGCCATAGCgaattgatgatgatgatggcgatAATGGCGTCAAGGAATTATTGCACGAGCTAGTCCTTTGGTGCTCTGTGGGGCGAGTTTAGTCCGTGGCGCCAGTTTCGCACTAATGTTTCTTCGTCTGATGCTGAGAAGGAATGGTCTAATGGTTCAATTATTTGTGCACCGCCGACAACGCGAGAGCCGAGTGGTAAAACGGTACAAACACGGGCATCTGAGTTCCGAGAGAGTAACGGCGTACGGAGTAATAGTGGTGTACGTATGCAGTAAAGAGCGACCACGACATCTAGGGCCGTTAGGCCGTAGGTAGAACGTACGGTGCAGAATCAGTGCCGGAGCATGCAGACGGTGACAAGCACGGCAGTCCACGGTTGCTGTTTCACGGGTTGATTTTACCGCAGAGACAAAGCCATGAAGATTGACAGCTACTGGTACGGAGTGCGACATCTTTACGGATTGGATTTAGAAGGTAccttcgtttctaaatacttgtcgtgattCTTGTattaaaaccacgacaagtatttagatacAGAGGAGTACTAGAAATATAGAAATAGATCCCCAGGCTTCAGCGAgagtttttatttatttatttttcatttctttttgagCGGATTTTTTTCAGAACAAAGGATTTCGTTTTCATTTGAGTGGAAAAACTTCAGCAAGGTTTCGGCTTGGTGTCCGTAGCCTGCTCTGGCCTTACTAGGCCCATTGTGGCCCAAAGCAGGTTAGCAAACTTGCATGCCATTGTAAGTTTGTATGCAAACTAGATAACTCTCAGCAataacagattttttttttttgaggggcaCTCAGCAATAACAGATGGGCATAGCGTGTAAGTGATCAAGATTTCGGCCGGCTGCCGTACAAAAGCCCACCCATGCAGCCAGAGGCCCAGAGTTAATACTTCAGGTCCGTAGAGCAACGGCGACCAACAAAATTCTTTTGTGGACGGTTAATGGGGCGTCAAGATAGCAATGGCGCAGGTCTAGAAGGACATCACATCCATACCCATCTGACGCCCATTAACCGTCCACAAAAGACTATTTTTAGGGTAGTCCATGAAAGCACTTTTGGCGCAGCCCAGTTTCACACAAATAAGACCCAGATGAGCCGGCCCGTTTATACATATGGGCTATAAACTCATCTCCTTGAGCAAGTGGGCCGGATCATTTATTCCTCCTTCCGtcctgtttcttttctttctctgcgCGGGTTCCTTAATTGGTTTTTCCGTTCCCACTGCAGTCATGCATGACAAATTGACAATGCTATCAACAGCTGAAAGGAATGTAAATGCGCTAATGTCGAATCGGTGCCCGGGCACCCCCAGCCCCAGGTGAACAGGTCACTCGGTATCAGAACTGGCCTGTCAGCAAGATCGACGGAAGTGCCAACATCCAAGGCAGTTCGGACTTCGGACTTCGGGGACGCCACAATGTGCCGGGTTCCACTACTGGCGAAACGAGCAAGTTCTGAAGGCTAGTTTGCAATGAGCACCATGAACCAGATAGTTTGCAAAACAACAAACTAGTATTTGGTTTCCTGAAGTTAG
This is a stretch of genomic DNA from Brachypodium distachyon strain Bd21 chromosome 1, Brachypodium_distachyon_v3.0, whole genome shotgun sequence. It encodes these proteins:
- the LOC100836691 gene encoding probable xyloglucan glycosyltransferase 9, which gives rise to MAPWTGLWGGRAGGEAYRGTPVVVKMDNPNWSISEISSPEDDDEEFLAAAGAGGGRRKGGRGKNAKQITWVLLLKAHRAAGCLASLASAAVALGAAARRRVADGRTDADADAGAVVAAGESPVLRSSFYAFIRAFLVLSMLLLAVELAAHLNGWNLAASALSIPIIGVESLYGSWLRFRAAYLAPLLQFLTDACVVLFLIQSADRLIQCLGCFYIKVKRIKPQLKSTALPDAEDPDAGYYPMVLVQIPMCNEKEVYQQSIAAVCNLDWPRSNFLVQVLDDSDDPTTQSLIREEVARWQQTGARILYRHRVLRDGYKAGNLKSAMSCSYVKDYEFVAIFDADFQPNPDFLKRTVPHFKDNDELGLVQARWSFVNKDENLLTRLQNINLCFHFEVEQQVNGIFLNFFGFNGTAGVWRIKALEDSGGWLERTTVEDMDIAVRAHLHGWKFIYLNDVECQCELPESYEAYRKQQHRWHSGPMQLFRLCIPDIIKSQISVWKKANLIFLFFLLRKLILPFYSFTLFCIILPMTMFVPEAELPDWVVCYIPALMSLLNILPSPKSFPFIIPYLLFENTMSVTKFNAMISGLFQLGSAYEWVVTKKSGRSSEGDLIALAVTPKELRHQKTGSAPDFDAIIKEQSGLKKDTKKKHNRIYKKELVLSLLLLTAAARSLLTKQGIHFYFLLFQGISFLLVGLDLIGEQVE